One Virgibacillus proomii DNA window includes the following coding sequences:
- a CDS encoding ABC transporter permease, translated as MQTLTELWNYYAQNYSYVWEEFYRHFLMSAYGVLFAAIAAIPVGIFIARHAKLSKWVFSFTNIIQTIPALAMLAVLMLVLGLGPNTVVASLFLYSLLPIVRNTYTGIRNVDQALIESGRGMGMTKFQLLRMVELPLALSVIMAGLRTALVISISIATIGAFIGGGGLGNIIIRGTNVSDGTAIILAGAIPTALMAVIADLGMGWLEKRLTPR; from the coding sequence TTGCAAACATTAACCGAGTTATGGAACTATTACGCACAAAACTACTCCTATGTATGGGAAGAGTTCTACCGGCACTTTCTAATGTCTGCCTACGGTGTTTTGTTTGCCGCCATTGCTGCTATTCCTGTTGGCATTTTCATCGCCAGACATGCGAAATTAAGCAAGTGGGTATTTTCTTTTACGAATATTATCCAAACAATTCCTGCTTTAGCTATGCTGGCAGTCCTCATGCTTGTCTTGGGACTGGGACCAAACACAGTGGTTGCTTCGTTATTTTTATATTCGCTTTTGCCAATTGTTCGTAATACGTATACTGGAATCCGTAATGTCGATCAAGCATTGATTGAGTCGGGGCGTGGCATGGGCATGACTAAATTTCAATTACTGCGCATGGTGGAATTACCACTTGCATTGTCTGTTATCATGGCTGGATTAAGAACAGCTTTAGTCATTAGTATCAGTATTGCAACGATTGGTGCTTTTATTGGTGGTGGCGGTTTAGGTAATATTATCATCCGTGGAACGAACGTATCTGACGGCACCGCAATTATCCTGGCAGGTGCCATCCCAACTGCATTAATGGCGGTTATTGCTGACTTAGGTATGGGTTGGTTAGAAAAACGGCTCACGCCGAGGTAG
- a CDS encoding class A sortase, whose translation MSKWKKILVSILLTVGIIFLFSPAIKNAIIDGKIDKTMNRITNDLKQADLYNNRKNNNEKTEPVHDLPSELDVLKSLDYEGNPVAFLYIPSTNLQLPIYGAVNNESLLHGAAEMKDYNTLGKGNYAIAGHRMRKRGLLFHDIPRLNIGDVVYVTDKDTVYEYKVNSSEIIKEDETEVVAERGKDEITLLTCDIPSEPFNRVAVKGDLIGSFQYSDDFISNSNKK comes from the coding sequence ATGAGCAAGTGGAAAAAAATCTTAGTGAGTATATTACTTACTGTTGGTATAATCTTCCTTTTTAGTCCTGCTATAAAAAATGCTATAATTGACGGTAAGATAGACAAAACAATGAACAGAATTACGAATGATTTAAAGCAAGCTGACCTTTATAATAATCGTAAAAACAATAATGAAAAAACGGAGCCTGTTCATGATTTACCAAGTGAATTAGACGTTTTAAAAAGTCTTGATTATGAAGGTAACCCAGTAGCTTTCTTATACATTCCTAGTACGAATCTACAGTTACCGATATATGGTGCTGTCAACAACGAAAGTCTGTTACATGGTGCAGCTGAAATGAAAGATTATAATACATTAGGAAAAGGTAATTACGCTATCGCAGGACACCGTATGCGTAAGAGGGGTTTGCTATTTCATGATATACCACGCCTAAATATTGGTGATGTGGTATATGTAACAGATAAAGATACAGTATATGAATATAAGGTGAATTCGTCTGAAATAATAAAAGAGGATGAAACGGAAGTAGTTGCAGAAAGAGGAAAAGACGAAATAACTTTACTTACATGCGATATTCCTAGCGAACCTTTTAATCGAGTGGCTGTAAAAGGAGACCTGATAGGTAGTTTTCAATATTCGGATGATTTCATCTCTAATTCAAACAAAAAATAA